TTGTAAGCGGCATTTCTGTTTCTCAGAAAATCCTGGACTTTAGCGCATTTATTGCAGTTAAAGGCGCGTCAAAATTTGTAAAAGCTAGCAGTGAACTGGCACTCGAACGCCAAGAGCAATTGCTGATAGACGACGTGCGTGCGTCGTTCTATCAGGCCATGCTTGCTAGCGAACGCGCCCGAGTCTCATCCCAGAGTGTTGACCGCACAAAAGAAACGGTGCAAGAATTGGGCAAACAGGTTTCACAAGGTGTAACCCCCAAGTTTCAGCGCCTCAGCGCGGAGGTAGAACTTGCAAACCTTGAGACGGCTTTTGTACAAACACAGAACGCAGAACAAGCTGCACTTGACCAGCTCAAAATGACGCTCGGCATTCCACTCGACCAGCCGATTCATCTGGTAGGTGCACTCGAAGCCCAGGACATGGGCGCTTACCTGACCATCAGCAGTGAAGACGCCGTATTCCTGGCGCTTGAAAAGCGCCCTGACCTGGAGCAAATTCGCCTAAGCATCGAACTACAGCAGATAAATGCGAAGGTGACACAGACAGGATACCTGCCGACGCTCACCGCTTTTGCCAATTATAGCTATGTCGGCAACGTGCCCACAAATCGGACGTTCATTCTCACAAACCCCAATGACCCGTTTAGCTTCTCGCAAGGGAGTAATGGCGTCTTTAGCTCGAATTACTGGGACCAGTCATTCAGCGTGGGGATTCGGCTCAA
Above is a genomic segment from Bacteroidota bacterium containing:
- a CDS encoding TolC family protein, whose translation is MIAPKINRQSGRPLAFTRLMVLSAALLLTLGFNPTVHAQSSESLGLALEDALQIAYVNSYLVKDARLGVEVASAQVKEGRGQLYPQIDVTSSYTRNIKSPNPFSGSSANNLFSSLGFIDWLAFNEQARTDNDVATDPLSFVEFALRQQQGLEEAGIVLSQGGDNPFEVPNQVVSGISVSQKILDFSAFIAVKGASKFVKASSELALERQEQLLIDDVRASFYQAMLASERARVSSQSVDRTKETVQELGKQVSQGVTPKFQRLSAEVELANLETAFVQTQNAEQAALDQLKMTLGIPLDQPIHLVGALEAQDMGAYLTISSEDAVFLALEKRPDLEQIRLSIELQQINAKVTQTGYLPTLTAFANYSYVGNVPTNRTFILTNPNDPFSFSQGSNGVFSSNYWDQSFSVGIRL